In the genome of Rhodospirillales bacterium, one region contains:
- the mrdA gene encoding penicillin-binding protein 2, with translation MKPVESNRRHDFDRRSLLILGLNGCFLAVVAERLYQLQILEHEQYAARSDENRVKLQLLVPPRGRIFDRNGMLLAGNRWHHYLHVIPPSGEEGRRAMMLRLEHILQPSSTQYTELHEIFRQTSGSRETPHKLVRLHSWEDVTKVASHSVVLPGVSVRRESERHYPAGEVLAHLLGYVSSVTSDDISRSEVLAHLSNYQIGRVGFEQSSEAILRGKIGTLHVEVNAHGKSVRNLREKKALPGKDLRLSVDYRLQRYAASLLAGETGAAVVLDTVSGEALACCSSPSFDPNLFVTGLDHATWDALSNSPTTPLVDRSVRGRYAPGSTFKVAVALAALEAGHDPNHTVFCGGVREIGGNRFHCWRRQGHGRLALTEAIAQSCDLHFYELALNLGVDRIAAMASRLGLGAATTIDESVNERTGLVPTKAWKKEVYNKSWYQSDTANVGIGQGYLLVTPVQLALMTARIASGRELGVRFVQGVANHGTDDGLTGAAPSDFGAARRLADALDIEESSLAFVRNAMSAVVNSPTGTARDAGTERDDFLMAGKTGTVQVRRITAEERKAGVKKNEDLPWKFRDHALFVGFAPVEQPRYAVAVVVEHGGSGSRVAAPIARDLLLEAQRLGVTDGSEGVGQIA, from the coding sequence ATGAAGCCCGTTGAGAGTAACCGCAGGCACGATTTCGATCGCCGCTCCCTGCTGATACTGGGATTGAATGGCTGCTTCCTAGCGGTCGTCGCCGAGCGCCTGTACCAGCTGCAGATTCTGGAACACGAACAGTATGCGGCGCGGTCCGACGAGAACCGCGTCAAGCTCCAGTTGCTGGTCCCGCCGCGGGGACGGATATTTGATCGAAACGGCATGCTGTTGGCAGGTAACCGCTGGCACCACTACCTTCACGTCATTCCCCCGAGTGGAGAAGAGGGCCGTCGCGCGATGATGCTGCGGCTGGAGCACATTCTGCAGCCGTCCTCCACGCAATACACCGAACTCCACGAGATCTTTCGGCAGACCTCGGGGAGCCGAGAAACTCCGCACAAGCTCGTCCGGCTTCACTCGTGGGAGGACGTGACGAAGGTTGCGTCGCATTCGGTTGTGCTGCCGGGTGTCTCGGTCCGTCGCGAGTCCGAACGCCACTACCCGGCCGGAGAGGTCCTGGCCCATCTGCTCGGTTATGTGTCATCGGTTACGAGCGACGACATCAGTCGCAGCGAAGTGCTCGCACACCTGAGCAACTATCAAATCGGTCGAGTCGGCTTTGAGCAGTCGAGCGAGGCCATCCTCCGCGGGAAGATCGGGACGCTGCACGTCGAGGTGAACGCTCACGGAAAATCGGTTCGCAATCTGCGGGAAAAGAAGGCGTTACCGGGAAAGGACCTGCGCTTAAGCGTTGACTATCGCCTGCAGCGTTATGCCGCCTCGCTGCTGGCCGGAGAAACCGGTGCCGCCGTGGTGCTGGATACCGTCAGCGGTGAGGCCCTGGCCTGCTGTTCGTCGCCCAGTTTTGATCCAAACCTTTTCGTCACCGGGCTGGACCACGCGACGTGGGATGCCCTGAGCAACAGTCCCACCACGCCGCTGGTGGACCGCTCGGTGCGGGGCCGGTACGCGCCCGGATCGACGTTCAAGGTCGCGGTAGCGCTGGCGGCCTTGGAGGCCGGGCACGACCCCAACCACACTGTGTTCTGCGGCGGGGTGCGGGAAATCGGAGGCAACCGATTCCACTGCTGGCGCAGACAGGGGCATGGTCGGCTGGCCCTGACCGAAGCGATTGCCCAGTCCTGTGATCTGCATTTCTATGAACTGGCGCTGAACCTGGGGGTGGACCGGATTGCGGCCATGGCGAGTCGGCTCGGTCTGGGGGCGGCGACCACCATTGACGAATCCGTCAACGAGCGCACCGGTCTGGTGCCGACCAAGGCGTGGAAGAAGGAGGTCTACAACAAGTCTTGGTACCAGAGCGACACCGCGAACGTCGGTATCGGTCAGGGATACCTACTCGTAACCCCGGTCCAGCTGGCGCTGATGACTGCCCGGATCGCGAGCGGCAGGGAACTGGGAGTCCGGTTCGTCCAGGGCGTGGCGAATCATGGCACGGATGACGGGCTGACAGGAGCGGCACCGTCGGACTTCGGCGCTGCCCGACGCTTGGCCGACGCCCTCGACATCGAGGAATCGTCGCTGGCGTTTGTTCGCAATGCCATGTCGGCCGTCGTCAACAGCCCGACCGGGACGGCCCGAGACGCCGGGACCGAGCGCGATGACTTTCTGATGGCCGGGAAGACCGGGACCGTGCAGGTCCGCCGGATCACGGCGGAGGAGCGGAAAGCAGGCGTCAAGAAGAACGAGGATCTGCCCTGGAAGTTCCGTGATCACGCGTTGTTCGTTGGTTTCGCGCCCGTCGAGCAACCTCGGTATGCGGTTGCCGTCGTCGTCGAGCACGGCGGCAGCGGGTCGCGGGTCGCGGCACCCATTGCCCGGGATTTGCTGCTGGAAGCGCAGCGCCTAGGTGTCACCGACGGCAGTGAAGGGGTGGGACAGATAGCGTGA
- the ilvC gene encoding ketol-acid reductoisomerase: MRVYYDRDSDANLIKGMKVVIIGYGSQGHAHAANLRDSGVQDVKVALRAGSGSAAKAEAAGFEVVSVADGAGWADVMMMATPDELQGGIWRDHLEQNMQQGAALGFAHGLNIHYGLIDPRPDLDIFMLAPKGPGHTVRAEYERGGGVPSLVAVHQNASGNALEIGLSYGCGLGAGRAGIIETTFKEECETDLFGEQVVLCGGLTELITAGYETLVEAGYAPEMAYFECLHEVKLIVDLIYEGGIANMRYSVSNTAEFGDYTSGPRVIGEEARAAMKGVLEDIQKGRFTRQWMTECAVGQPSFKSMRRRAAGHPIEEVGEKLRAMMPWLAENKLVDRDKN, translated from the coding sequence ATGCGCGTGTATTACGACCGCGATTCAGACGCCAATCTCATCAAGGGAATGAAGGTCGTCATCATTGGTTATGGAAGCCAGGGCCACGCTCATGCCGCCAATCTGCGCGACAGCGGTGTACAGGACGTAAAGGTCGCGCTTCGCGCCGGCTCCGGCTCCGCCGCGAAGGCGGAGGCGGCCGGCTTTGAAGTTGTCTCCGTCGCCGACGGTGCTGGCTGGGCCGACGTCATGATGATGGCGACACCCGACGAACTGCAGGGGGGAATCTGGCGCGACCACCTCGAGCAGAACATGCAGCAGGGCGCCGCCCTCGGATTCGCCCACGGCCTGAACATTCACTACGGCCTGATCGACCCGCGCCCCGATCTCGACATCTTCATGCTGGCGCCGAAAGGGCCCGGGCATACCGTGCGTGCGGAGTACGAGCGGGGTGGTGGCGTGCCCTCCCTGGTGGCCGTCCACCAGAACGCGTCGGGGAACGCGCTGGAGATCGGCCTCTCTTACGGCTGCGGGCTCGGGGCCGGCCGCGCGGGCATCATCGAGACCACGTTCAAGGAGGAGTGCGAGACCGACCTGTTCGGGGAACAGGTGGTGCTTTGCGGCGGATTGACCGAACTGATCACCGCCGGGTACGAGACGCTGGTGGAAGCCGGTTACGCGCCCGAAATGGCCTATTTCGAGTGCTTGCACGAGGTCAAGCTGATCGTCGACCTCATCTACGAGGGCGGCATCGCCAACATGCGTTATTCGGTGTCCAACACGGCCGAATTCGGCGACTACACGAGCGGCCCGCGCGTCATTGGCGAGGAGGCGCGGGCCGCAATGAAAGGAGTGCTCGAGGACATCCAGAAGGGCCGTTTCACACGCCAGTGGATGACCGAGTGCGCCGTCGGACAGCCAAGCTTCAAGAGCATGCGGCGACGCGCGGCCGGCCATCCGATCGAGGAAGTCGGTGAAAAGCTCCGAGCCATGATGCCGTGGTTGGCCGAAAACAAGCTGGTGGACCGCGACAAGAATTGA
- a CDS encoding rod shape-determining protein, translating to MAIFSGLLDAFSSEFGIDLGTANTLVYVQGQGVVLNEPSIISVGYRDGKPHTLAVGKDAKQMIGRTPDSIRAIRPMRNGVIADFEMAGMMLEHFIRRVHRNRSFISPRIAVCIPSGATQVERRAIRESAESTGARDVVLIEEPMAAALGADMPIMESNASMVVDIGGGTTEVGIISLGGLATTRSVQLGGDKLDQALITYVRNNFQLQLGEQSAENLKKDIGSVCLPEDGTDGQTCTVRGMDLTTGLPREIEVSERHMYEAYSETVDQIAETVRDALRHTSPELAADLVNQGVLLTGGGALLKGIDKVIRDTTGLPVAVHDEPLFCVAYGTGKLLGNRLLLRQLAQIGSS from the coding sequence ATGGCCATTTTCTCAGGGCTTCTGGACGCGTTCTCAAGCGAGTTCGGAATTGACTTGGGCACTGCCAACACGCTCGTGTACGTGCAAGGCCAGGGAGTGGTCCTGAACGAGCCGTCCATCATCTCCGTGGGTTACAGGGACGGCAAACCGCACACGCTGGCCGTTGGCAAGGATGCCAAGCAGATGATCGGGCGGACGCCCGATTCGATCAGGGCCATCCGTCCCATGCGGAACGGCGTGATCGCCGACTTCGAGATGGCCGGCATGATGCTTGAGCACTTCATCCGCCGGGTGCACCGGAACCGAAGCTTCATCTCGCCGCGAATCGCGGTGTGCATTCCGTCCGGTGCGACCCAGGTGGAGCGCCGGGCGATTCGCGAGTCGGCCGAGTCGACAGGCGCGCGCGACGTGGTCCTGATCGAAGAGCCGATGGCGGCGGCCTTGGGCGCGGACATGCCGATTATGGAATCCAACGCGTCCATGGTGGTGGATATTGGCGGGGGTACGACCGAGGTCGGCATCATCTCGCTTGGCGGGCTTGCGACGACGCGTTCCGTCCAACTGGGTGGCGACAAGCTGGATCAGGCGCTGATCACGTACGTGCGGAACAATTTCCAGCTCCAGCTGGGAGAGCAGAGTGCCGAGAACCTGAAGAAGGACATCGGCTCTGTCTGCCTACCCGAGGACGGCACCGACGGGCAGACTTGCACGGTGCGCGGCATGGATCTGACCACCGGCCTGCCGCGTGAAATCGAGGTCTCGGAGCGGCACATGTACGAGGCCTATTCCGAGACCGTGGACCAGATTGCGGAAACGGTACGGGATGCGCTGCGGCACACCAGCCCCGAACTCGCGGCTGACCTGGTCAATCAGGGCGTGCTCCTGACCGGGGGGGGAGCCCTGCTCAAGGGTATCGACAAGGTCATTCGCGATACGACGGGACTGCCGGTGGCGGTGCATGACGAGCCGCTCTTTTGTGTTGCCTATGGTACCGGGAAGTTGCTGGGCAACCGTTTGCTGCTGCGCCAGCTGGCGCAAATCGGATCCAGCTGA
- a CDS encoding metal ABC transporter permease, with translation MDDFLLRALLAGIGLAMVAGPAGCFIVWRRLAYFGETIAHSALLGVAIAVLVNLHLVIGIFVTAVVVVLAMSYLERRDTLPTDTLLGLLSHGGLAVGLVLLSFFPDMRLDLQGLLFGDILAVSRLDLAVVWGGGAIALALLWWIWRPLLAATVSADLATVAGLRPERALLVFGILLAAVIAAAIKIVGVLLIVALLIIPSATVRRFTSSPEQMAAGAAVTGVIAVAGGLLASATLDTPSGPSIVVTALAVFLVTRLGRPRRERGAR, from the coding sequence CTGGACGATTTCCTCTTGCGAGCGTTGCTGGCCGGCATCGGGCTCGCGATGGTCGCAGGGCCGGCTGGCTGCTTCATCGTTTGGAGACGCCTCGCCTACTTCGGCGAAACGATCGCGCACTCGGCCCTATTGGGAGTCGCGATCGCGGTCCTAGTGAATCTGCACCTGGTGATCGGCATCTTCGTCACGGCCGTCGTGGTCGTGCTGGCGATGTCCTACCTCGAGCGGCGTGACACGCTGCCTACCGATACGCTGCTCGGTTTGCTCTCGCACGGCGGACTGGCGGTTGGCCTGGTCCTTCTGTCGTTCTTTCCCGACATGCGGCTCGACCTTCAGGGCCTGCTGTTCGGGGATATTCTCGCCGTGTCGCGTCTCGATCTCGCCGTCGTCTGGGGCGGAGGCGCAATCGCACTTGCTCTGCTGTGGTGGATCTGGCGGCCCCTTCTGGCGGCCACGGTCAGTGCTGACCTGGCGACCGTGGCCGGACTGCGTCCGGAGCGAGCGCTTCTCGTGTTCGGAATTCTCCTTGCCGCCGTCATTGCCGCGGCCATCAAGATCGTGGGAGTCCTGCTCATCGTCGCCCTGCTTATCATCCCCTCAGCCACGGTGCGACGCTTCACGTCAAGTCCCGAACAGATGGCGGCCGGCGCCGCCGTGACCGGCGTGATCGCGGTCGCAGGAGGCTTGCTTGCGTCGGCGACGCTGGACACGCCGTCGGGCCCTTCCATCGTGGTGACGGCCCTGGCGGTATTCCTCGTGACCCGGCTGGGCCGCCCGCGCCGCGAGAGGGGCGCACGCTGA
- a CDS encoding rod shape-determining protein MreC yields MRGVHRLASVADRLQASYRRYAAGVLTGGSVALLLLGQFESPTVSRIEATLLDAMAVTVAAVNVPFEGAGMLIRDFDELVHAREENRRLHFELDRLRSQVTTLQRIESENLKLRELLALVPSQVTAYVSVQIVAAGTAVPRNTIVIDGGARDGIRVGDPVVSLGRMAGYVTVAGERAARVQLLTSIASHVPVFGERFGHSAVVTGGKGGFLRFAYVGSSSSPTSFLEHEALYTSGQGGMFPPHLLVGSVERTEGGMRIRPAVDIEGMRYLQVIPSAPVNAVPAEQLL; encoded by the coding sequence ATGAGGGGCGTACACCGGCTAGCCAGCGTTGCCGATAGGCTGCAGGCAAGTTACCGGCGGTACGCGGCCGGTGTCCTGACGGGTGGCTCGGTCGCACTCCTTCTGCTCGGACAGTTTGAATCCCCGACGGTTTCGCGCATCGAGGCAACACTGCTCGACGCCATGGCCGTCACCGTCGCGGCCGTTAATGTGCCGTTTGAAGGTGCGGGAATGCTTATCCGGGACTTCGATGAGCTTGTCCATGCGCGTGAAGAAAATCGGCGCCTACACTTCGAGCTCGATCGACTGCGAAGCCAGGTCACCACCCTGCAGCGCATCGAGAGCGAGAATCTCAAGCTGAGGGAGCTGTTGGCGCTGGTGCCGTCGCAGGTGACCGCGTACGTGTCGGTTCAGATCGTTGCTGCCGGTACGGCCGTACCCCGCAACACCATCGTCATTGATGGGGGTGCCAGGGACGGAATCAGAGTGGGCGACCCTGTGGTCTCGCTGGGCCGGATGGCGGGCTACGTCACGGTGGCCGGTGAGCGGGCCGCCCGGGTGCAGTTGCTCACGAGCATCGCCTCGCACGTGCCGGTATTCGGCGAACGTTTCGGTCACAGTGCGGTCGTGACGGGCGGCAAGGGCGGATTCCTGCGGTTCGCCTATGTCGGGTCGTCATCGAGCCCGACGAGCTTCCTGGAACACGAAGCCTTGTACACCTCGGGCCAGGGGGGAATGTTTCCGCCACATCTCCTGGTGGGGAGCGTCGAACGCACGGAAGGCGGGATGCGCATCCGACCGGCCGTGGATATTGAAGGAATGCGGTATTTGCAGGTGATCCCGAGCGCACCGGTTAACGCCGTCCCCGCCGAGCAGCTGCTGTGA
- a CDS encoding cation diffusion facilitator family transporter — protein sequence MIGNHGSEGRGGHADNVRRIFWALLLTGGFMFAEIVGAVISGSLALLADAAHMLVDTVALLFAWIAFKLSSRPADQSRTYGYHRFPVLAAFANGISLLFIVGWIFTEAADRIVNPTEVLAGPMLAVAVLGLVVNVAAFRVLYGADRTNLNVRGALLHIWGDMLGSAAAAGAAVVIMTTGWMQIDPLLSILVGLIVLRSAWSLLRDAAHILLEGVPEKLDVREIGPDLVANIAVVEDIHHVHAWSLSQERSLLTLHARIVKDANPDSAIADIHARLASRFDIRHVTVQIELDGCTDDAADADCGARP from the coding sequence ATGATCGGCAATCACGGATCTGAAGGCCGCGGCGGTCACGCCGACAATGTCCGCCGCATCTTCTGGGCCCTGCTGCTGACCGGCGGTTTCATGTTCGCCGAGATCGTGGGTGCCGTGATTTCGGGCTCTCTGGCCTTGCTGGCAGACGCCGCCCACATGCTCGTCGACACCGTGGCCCTCCTGTTTGCCTGGATTGCCTTCAAGCTCAGCAGCCGTCCGGCTGACCAGTCGCGCACCTACGGCTACCACCGCTTCCCGGTGCTTGCCGCCTTTGCGAACGGCATCAGTCTGCTGTTTATCGTGGGGTGGATCTTCACGGAGGCGGCCGACCGGATCGTCAATCCGACGGAGGTGCTTGCCGGTCCGATGCTGGCAGTCGCGGTGCTGGGACTCGTCGTCAACGTTGCCGCATTCAGAGTGCTGTACGGTGCCGACCGCACCAATCTGAACGTGCGGGGCGCGCTGCTCCACATATGGGGCGACATGCTGGGCTCAGCCGCCGCGGCGGGCGCGGCCGTCGTTATCATGACTACCGGATGGATGCAGATCGATCCGCTGCTTTCGATCCTGGTCGGTTTGATCGTGCTCCGCAGTGCCTGGAGCCTGCTGCGGGATGCGGCACACATCCTGCTGGAGGGTGTGCCCGAGAAGCTGGACGTGCGGGAAATCGGTCCTGATCTCGTGGCAAACATTGCCGTGGTGGAAGACATCCACCATGTGCACGCGTGGTCGCTGTCGCAGGAGCGGTCGCTGCTGACCCTGCACGCCAGGATCGTCAAGGATGCGAACCCGGACTCGGCGATCGCGGACATTCATGCCCGGCTGGCCAGTCGCTTCGATATCCGCCACGTCACCGTCCAGATCGAACTAGATGGATGCACGGATGATGCGGCCGACGCCGACTGCGGGGCGCGGCCCTAG
- the rodA gene encoding rod shape-determining protein RodA, with product MSGVDFVREADENIPGFRERLQGLAQTPPIYLLLALLVLISAGLAVQYSAAGGDGRPWFWPHALRALAGCLLMVAVALVDVRFWLRFAYVPLAMMLALLLVLEFVPSDLAVDRWIRVGSYQFQPSEPAKLALVMALARFFHDRRGRGGFLEVLVPGILIAVPAFLVWRQPDLGTAAAIVAVGCVTAFLAGLSLRVVVAGTVAAAGAVPLLWWFVLHEYQRVRVRSFLDPESDPLGAGYHLLQSKIAVGSGGAFGRGFLGGSQTQLEFLPEHHTDFAFTVFAEEFGFVGTLVLLAIYALIIVWGVVLAQFVRNHFGRVLAASITFIVFLYAFINISMTTGTLPVVGYPLPPISYGGTALLTLFVCMGLLLNVYVHRDSVLGRRNRTLV from the coding sequence GTGAGCGGCGTCGACTTCGTACGCGAAGCGGACGAGAACATCCCGGGCTTTCGTGAACGGCTGCAGGGTCTGGCGCAAACCCCTCCGATTTACCTGCTGCTCGCGTTGCTGGTCCTGATATCAGCCGGGCTCGCGGTCCAGTACTCGGCCGCCGGCGGCGACGGTCGGCCTTGGTTCTGGCCGCACGCGCTGCGTGCTCTGGCCGGGTGCCTGCTGATGGTCGCGGTGGCCCTCGTCGACGTACGGTTCTGGCTGCGCTTCGCCTACGTCCCGTTGGCGATGATGCTGGCGCTGCTGCTGGTGCTGGAGTTTGTTCCCAGCGACCTCGCCGTCGATCGGTGGATCCGCGTCGGGTCGTACCAATTTCAGCCGTCCGAGCCGGCCAAGCTGGCACTGGTGATGGCCCTTGCGCGGTTCTTTCACGACCGACGCGGTCGAGGCGGATTCCTCGAAGTCCTGGTTCCCGGCATCCTGATCGCCGTTCCTGCGTTCCTGGTGTGGCGCCAGCCGGACCTCGGAACGGCGGCGGCAATCGTGGCGGTGGGCTGCGTCACGGCATTTCTGGCCGGGCTGAGCCTGCGGGTCGTCGTTGCCGGAACGGTGGCGGCTGCCGGGGCGGTGCCGCTGCTGTGGTGGTTCGTCCTGCACGAGTATCAGCGCGTGCGCGTGCGCTCGTTCCTGGACCCGGAATCCGACCCGCTCGGCGCCGGCTATCACCTGCTTCAGTCCAAGATCGCGGTCGGATCGGGCGGTGCCTTCGGCCGGGGATTCCTGGGCGGCAGCCAGACGCAGCTCGAGTTCCTGCCCGAGCACCACACTGACTTCGCATTCACCGTGTTTGCGGAAGAGTTCGGCTTCGTTGGGACGCTGGTCCTGCTGGCCATCTACGCCCTGATCATTGTCTGGGGTGTCGTCCTTGCGCAGTTCGTCCGCAATCACTTCGGCCGGGTGCTGGCGGCGTCGATCACGTTCATCGTGTTCCTGTACGCATTCATCAATATTTCGATGACCACCGGGACCCTTCCGGTCGTGGGTTATCCGCTGCCACCGATCAGCTACGGCGGCACCGCCTTGCTCACGCTGTTCGTCTGCATGGGGCTGCTGCTGAACGTGTACGTGCATCGGGACAGCGTGCTCGGGCGCCGCAACCGGACCCTGGTATAA
- a CDS encoding 3'-5' exonuclease, which translates to MTNPGLAFVALDVETANSEPGSICQIGLAVYEHGRLVDEWCTLVDPEAHFDLRNIAIHGIDEYKVTTAPTFRQCAPALRQYLAGCVVVHHTAFDRHALRRACLAADVSLPECHWLDSAWVARRAWPQFARRGYALGNVSRYLNYEYRAHDALEDAKAAGNLVLAACRATGLDVSGWLERVNRSGARRGGARRLRLQLRERSSMPGRTIRPGPRNR; encoded by the coding sequence GTGACCAACCCCGGGCTCGCCTTCGTCGCGCTGGACGTGGAAACCGCCAATTCGGAGCCTGGTTCTATCTGCCAGATCGGGCTGGCAGTCTACGAACACGGTCGGCTGGTCGACGAGTGGTGCACGCTCGTCGACCCGGAGGCGCACTTCGACCTTCGCAACATCGCCATTCACGGCATCGACGAATACAAGGTGACCACGGCGCCGACGTTTCGGCAGTGCGCGCCGGCGCTACGCCAGTACCTCGCAGGGTGCGTCGTGGTCCACCACACCGCATTTGATCGTCACGCGCTCCGCCGGGCCTGCCTCGCCGCCGATGTATCGCTGCCGGAATGCCATTGGCTGGACTCGGCCTGGGTGGCGCGGCGTGCGTGGCCGCAGTTCGCCCGTCGGGGCTATGCGCTGGGAAATGTCTCCCGCTACCTGAACTACGAGTACCGGGCGCATGACGCGCTCGAAGACGCGAAGGCCGCGGGCAACCTGGTACTTGCCGCTTGCCGTGCGACCGGGTTGGACGTGTCTGGCTGGCTTGAACGTGTGAACCGGTCCGGTGCCCGACGGGGCGGCGCTAGGCGGCTCCGGCTTCAGCTTCGCGAGCGGTCCTCAATGCCCGGGCGTACCATTCGACCTGGTCCGCGAAACCGCTGA
- a CDS encoding NAD(P)H-dependent oxidoreductase codes for MQLRIAVIYGSVRPQRVGIRMARYVSRAFRERGHESTLIDPLEHRVPLLQQRYRDYGDGEAPEVLHFLHRVFEHADAFVAVSAEYNGSIPPALVNVLDYFLPEYARKPSAVCTYSPGPLGGALAAIPLRQLFTILGAPPIGAPFRVGRVHETFDDSGYTDDEDVHRRFSGFADQVEWYARALRTAREAEAGAA; via the coding sequence ATGCAACTTCGCATTGCCGTGATCTACGGCTCGGTCCGGCCCCAGCGGGTCGGGATCCGGATGGCCCGATACGTGTCGCGGGCCTTCCGCGAACGGGGGCACGAATCCACGCTCATCGACCCGCTGGAACACAGGGTCCCGCTCCTGCAACAGCGTTATCGGGACTACGGTGACGGAGAAGCGCCGGAGGTGCTGCACTTCCTGCATCGCGTCTTTGAACATGCCGACGCGTTCGTCGCGGTCAGTGCCGAATACAACGGGTCCATTCCTCCCGCCCTGGTGAACGTGCTTGACTACTTCTTGCCCGAGTACGCCCGCAAGCCTTCGGCGGTGTGCACCTACTCTCCCGGACCTCTAGGCGGTGCGCTGGCCGCCATCCCGCTGCGCCAATTGTTTACCATCCTGGGGGCGCCGCCGATCGGCGCGCCCTTTCGGGTTGGCCGGGTCCACGAGACGTTCGACGACAGCGGGTACACCGATGACGAGGATGTCCACCGCAGGTTCAGCGGTTTCGCGGACCAGGTCGAATGGTACGCCCGGGCATTGAGGACCGCTCGCGAAGCTGAAGCCGGAGCCGCCTAG
- a CDS encoding 2-isopropylmalate synthase, whose protein sequence is MAKSADHVVIFDTTLRDGEQSPGCSMNLEEKLRVAEVLSHLNVDVIEAGFPAASNGDFEAVQAVAGSVKDSIICGLARASRRDIERAAEALKQANRARIHTFISTSALHMKHKLQLEPEEVHALVVDSVTYARNFAEDVEWSPEDGSRTDHDFLCRCVESAIDAGASTINIPDTVGYAIPSEFADLISMLRNRVPNIDKAVLSVHCHNDLGLAVANSLAAISAGARQVECTINGIGERAGNAAMEEIVMALRTRKDAMVYETSVATRHITRASRLLAQVTGFSVQPNKAVVGANAFAHESGIHQDGMLKHSETYEIMTPESVGLTKSSLVLGKHSGRAALSAKLRELGIDLGANQLNDVFVRFKELADKKKEVFEEDLLALADVGVAAEDERVALVDLALRCGTEEDAQAAVTLRIDGVEQSKELTGSGPVDAVFKGIAALVPGDYRLELFQVSAVTGGTDAQADVTVRLEENGRSVTGHAADTDTMVAAARAYITALNRLFTKRQRGVPPAFAAQG, encoded by the coding sequence ATGGCTAAATCCGCCGATCATGTAGTGATCTTCGACACCACCCTGCGAGACGGAGAGCAGTCTCCCGGCTGCTCGATGAACCTTGAGGAGAAGCTACGGGTCGCGGAGGTGCTGTCCCACCTGAATGTGGACGTGATTGAGGCGGGTTTCCCGGCCGCGTCCAACGGAGATTTCGAGGCCGTGCAGGCGGTCGCGGGGTCGGTGAAAGACTCGATCATCTGCGGCCTGGCGCGCGCCAGTCGTCGCGACATCGAGCGGGCGGCGGAGGCGCTGAAGCAGGCGAATCGCGCCCGTATTCACACGTTTATCTCGACCAGCGCGCTCCACATGAAGCACAAGCTCCAGCTGGAACCAGAAGAAGTCCATGCGCTGGTCGTGGACAGCGTGACGTACGCAAGGAACTTCGCCGAAGACGTGGAGTGGAGCCCCGAAGACGGCTCGCGCACGGACCACGATTTCCTCTGCCGTTGCGTCGAGAGCGCCATCGACGCCGGTGCCAGCACCATCAACATCCCTGACACGGTCGGCTACGCCATACCCTCGGAGTTTGCCGATCTGATCTCGATGCTACGGAACCGGGTTCCGAACATCGACAAGGCGGTCCTGTCGGTCCACTGTCACAACGATCTGGGCCTCGCGGTGGCGAACTCGCTCGCAGCGATTTCAGCGGGCGCGCGCCAGGTGGAATGCACGATCAACGGCATTGGCGAGCGGGCCGGAAACGCGGCGATGGAGGAAATCGTCATGGCGCTTCGGACCCGTAAGGACGCGATGGTCTATGAGACGTCGGTGGCCACGCGGCATATCACCCGTGCCTCGCGTCTGCTCGCGCAAGTGACCGGGTTCTCGGTGCAGCCAAACAAGGCGGTGGTCGGGGCCAATGCGTTCGCGCATGAATCCGGCATTCACCAGGATGGCATGCTCAAGCACTCGGAGACGTACGAGATCATGACCCCGGAGTCGGTCGGTCTCACCAAGTCCAGTCTGGTGCTGGGCAAGCACTCCGGCCGGGCGGCGCTGAGCGCGAAACTGCGCGAGCTCGGCATCGATCTCGGTGCCAACCAGCTGAACGACGTCTTCGTCCGGTTTAAGGAACTCGCCGACAAGAAGAAGGAAGTCTTTGAAGAGGACCTGCTGGCGCTGGCGGACGTCGGCGTTGCCGCGGAGGACGAGCGGGTCGCTCTGGTCGACCTGGCGCTGCGCTGCGGAACCGAAGAGGACGCCCAAGCGGCGGTCACGCTCCGCATCGACGGCGTGGAGCAGAGCAAGGAACTGACCGGGTCGGGCCCGGTCGACGCGGTGTTCAAGGGAATCGCGGCTTTGGTCCCCGGCGACTACCGGCTTGAATTATTTCAGGTCAGTGCGGTCACGGGCGGAACTGACGCGCAGGCAGACGTGACCGTCCGGCTTGAGGAGAACGGTCGGTCGGTCACGGGTCATGCGGCCGACACTGATACTATGGTGGCTGCAGCTCGTGCCTACATAACGGCCCTGAACCGGCTATTCACGAAACGCCAACGGGGAGTTCCACCGGCATTCGCGGCGCAGGGATAA